CTATTTCATACTAAATctatgaaatattattaactatatgtACACGCGCAGAAGAAGTTGAGGCTAAAAGATCTAAGACGGTCGCGCAAGTGCTTACGAAGAAGGCGATCAAAGGTACAGAATGAAATGGAGGTATTGATGGCACAAATAGACTTAAAAGTGGTATCAAGAGTTTTGAGAACTACTGATTTAAGTGAAGAACAAATGCATTGGTGTGAAGATAAGATGACCAAAGTAAAAATCTATGATGGAAAATTACAAAGAGATTCTTTACCACTTTTCTTTCCAGCACATTAGCTTATTAGTAGACCCCACAAAGTAGGTGGATATTGCTTTCATGACTAGATTGTGAATGTGCACACACACTCCCTCTTGCATGGAATGATAAGAGTATATccccttttcacctttttttttttgtaaatagaCTAGTGAAAAGCAAAAGAGAATAAAGAAAAGTTGGCCATGCATTTATAATAGAAACCACATGCATGCAATCATGGATGGATTAAGATTGATGATGGTgtttatatataaattaagattaagatatattaataatcTGTTAATGTTATCTTTTACTTTATCAATTAATAATCGTGTTGTATTGGAATTCTCTCGTGTTCGGTTCAATTTAAAAGTTTGACTAACTTATGCTCCGAGTACAAATTAAGTGAATAAGTGTCATTAAAtacgaaatttttgactaaatagtATGAAAACTCATGGTTTTGTGGTTTGCGTAAGAAGTTGCATGGAGTTTACTAAACAGGTATTACCGGAGTTGCGAATGCTGGTTTGTACAGATCACACTAAACCGGCCTTGAGAAGGTCGGTTTGGTCCTACGTGAAAGTTCATCTGGCTCATAATTGAATGAGACTGAGACGGGGctggtggcggtggtggtggtggtggtgttatgGTTCGAGGTTGCGATTAAGACTCAGATGAACTGTTGAGCTTTGGAAATAGTTCCGAAAATTTAGATTCGTGTAAATTTGCAAGAAAATCCAATTATTTACCATTGTTTGTTTGAAAATTTGCTAACTGGTGAAATGAATTATAAGTTATATTTAAAAATAATCTTTAGAAACTTATGTTTTTTTATCTGTTTTTTATGTTCTTCAATGCGTACATTCCGGATTGAATAAAGCTGACGTTTTTAAAATCGGGTTAGTCATGGTTAatcaattagggttttatatttagCGGTGGTAGGTCAAAAATGACACCGGGCTTCCTAATGCCGATTTGTCAATGTTTGGTAAAGTGTCTTACGAAGTGGTCTTAGGAACTCCGGTTTAACCGCACACAAGATTTTTAACGCTAGGTACAAAAACAGGAAGTGAAATGTGTTAAACTAGTTCTGGGAACTCCGGTGTAACATGAAATATGTCAAACCCGCTTTGAAAATTTGTGTCGGGATTGAAAATTAATTTTGATAAAAGTTGTGTATTTGGTATTGGTGTTGAGCCCTCGGAACTTAGTTTATTATCGGCTTTAATGGGGTGCCAAGTTGGGGCGTTTCCTTTCACTTATCTCGGTTTGCCCATCGGAACAAGAATGAAGAAATTAAAGGATTGGCAACCCATTATGAAAAATTCAATAATAGACTTTCAAGTTGGAAATCAAAAATGTCTTCATTTGGAGGTAGATTGGTCGTAATTAAATCGGTCCTCACGAGCCTTCCGTTGTACTATTTCTCGCTTTACCGGGCACCGCTATGTGTGTTAAAATTACTCGAGAGTGCGAGAAGAaaattcttttggggcgggtcaagAATAGACTCAAAAATCTCATGGGTCAAATGGGATACGGTCTTAAATACTTCGTGGAATGGGGGGGTTAAATATCGGGTCACTAAAGAGCAAAAACTTAGCTCTTCTCgggaagtggtggtggaggttcaaaaccgaaaccgaCTCACTTTGGGTAAAAGTCATTCGCAGTATTTACAGGTTTTGTGGTGGCCTTATGTTGAACGATGATAATCATTGTCGTTCAACCTCGGGCGTGTGGTATAACATTATATGTGCAGGTTCGGATGTTGAAGCTTGCAATGTCCCGTTCAAACAATCTTTTCTCAAGACAATCGGTGATAGCGGATCTATGAGATTTTGGCTGGATCAGTGGCTAGGCGAGGACAAGTTATGCAACTTATTTCCCCACTTATACATATTAGAATTACATCCTGATGTGTTTGTCAAAGATCGTTGCATTGGTGTCGTCGGTTCTGTAATAAGCGAAAGGATCGAAGCTGTCTGGCAATGGAGAAGAACTCCATCTGGTCGCGCTGCTGGGGAATTGTCGAGGCTGCTCCAACTTATTTCACTTTGTTCATTCGATAACAGCAAGTCAGATACGTAGTCATGGAGCTTATCTTCGGACGGTATGTTTAAAGTTAAGATTATGTCTAGTGAAATTGAGGTGAAATTATTATGTGCTGGTGTATCGAGTCAATGCACAGAACATAACAATCTAGTACCTAAAAAACTCGAGATTTTTGCGTGGCGTGCGTTAAAAAAGAGACTACCGGTAAGAGTGGAATTAGATAGACGTGGCATTGATTTACATAGTGTGCGTTGTCCGTTGTGCGATGATGATTTGGAATCCGTGGAGCACTCTTTAATTTTTTGTAGACATGCAATTGACGTATGGGAAAGGGTATTCAAATGGTGCAACATGAGTCATTTCTATAACCTTAGTTTGGATGAAATCTTCAAAAGAAATAGCAATATTGCAATGTCAAACTCCGAAAAAAAATGTGGCAAGCTATCGGGTGAGTTTGTGCGTTCACTATATGGAGAAATCGGACTAAAAAAGTCTTTCAAGACAAATGTTGGAACGGTCCATTGACTTTAAGTGAGATACAAATAAAGTCGTTCGAATGGATTAATACTAGATCGAGAAACCCTCGCTTGGATTGGCATACTTGGCTTATTTCACCAAGTATTTATTTTGTCTAGTTAGGTGTTAAACATGTGGATGCAATCTTAGCATCAAAATTGTAAGTCTCGCGTTCGTGTATTTGTTGTTTCGTGTTTTTGAGGGGCTTATGCCCGCTCTATCGTGTAATTATCCTTTATAGTAATACATCgtcttgcttttaaaaaaaaaaaaaaaaaaaaaaactttgttgaAACCTTAATCTAATTATATAATACTAACTATTGTTTTAGGGCACAAATCAAATAAAACCTTCTTAAATATAAGTTATGTTCCGTAACATTTTGTAAAGGGAATTGATGTTTCCACTAAACTTTTAGCATTATCATCACCCTTCTAAAATACCCTTATATTTACTAAATTGTTTTGTGTATTTTCTTCTACGAGGTAATTCTCTATCCACTTAGAGCACAATGTGTCCATGTCCATTTCTCAGTGTCCATTTCGGCTTCCATTTTGGACACTGAAATTGACTGACAGTGTGTAAGGTGGAGGTGTTCACAGTGTCCATTTCAGtgtcaatttttttattttttatttttttaattgatttttagtattgtatttaaattaatttaatataataaaaataaaataataaagtgaaatttataaaataaactacattacatttattaaaattcataaaataaacttgATTACATCTATTCAAAACATTCATAAAATAAACTAGATAACGTAATAATTCATCTCATAAAATTCATAAGTCGTCTCGAAGTCCCACAAATGTTCAACCAAATCAGATCGTAAGCCTTCATGCACTTCTCTATCACGTAACTCTCTTGTTCTTCTTGCACGAGCGTCGCACCTATCGATCCAAGTACGTTGTATATGCTGAACGGGCTCAACTACCCAATCATTCTCAGCAAGGTTGTATCTATTGTCTTCGATAATAGTTGGGTGACTGTGATCGCCTCGTATATACTGTCCTCTCCACGCAACCAGACATTTTTCCCATGCCCAGTGCATACAATCTATACTACCTAATATGCCCGGAAAACCATGAATCCTTTCATGACCTTCATACAAATGGTGAATGTCGTGCAACGTAGGCTCTCTTAGGTAGACGTTAGCATAAAAATCAATGATACACTTACAAAAGTTGTGTAGAGATTCCCGGCCAACTCGTTCAGACATTTGAAGATACTTATCCAACGCATCTAGTGTATAACCGTATGCTAGCTGACGTAGTGCGGCTGTCATCTTCAAATGTGGGCTAATACTCCACCTACCACGTGAATCTTGTGTTCGATGAAGCCATCTAAAATAATACGGCAATGGATTTGATGAGTAACTTAGAATATCATTCATAATGCTAAGAAAAACACGTCGCCGCATTCGAAATCTTCGTTTGAAATTTTCATTCGTATATTTGCAACCCTCGTCAAAATAATCGTCCATCAAACGTTCGTGTGCTTCATAACGATTTCGACGTATATAACGATGTGAGTTAACTTCATCTTTAGAAGATAAATCTTCAAGTACGTTTAGTGTATAGTTTGTGAACGAGTCGCCGGAAGAACTCGAAGAAGACGACATATTGTGACaaaaaagataaaaatatgatAAAAAAGATATAGTTGTGTTGAATGGTAAATAATTTGAATATTTTAGAGAGAAAATGATAAATAAAGATATTgttgtgtgtgtaaaatgtgaaaaaGGTGTGGTATttataagaaagaaaagaaaataaaataaaataaaaacaaaactaGCCGTTAAACGGCTAGATTTTAAAAATTCAAACTCAAACGGCTCGATTTACTCACTGTCGATTCACGGATGGTGGAAATCGACGTTGGGATCGACGCCATCGCGGTGCCTGGCGACCGTCGATTCCCGGCGTCGAATTTGAACGACAGCGATGAAATTGAATGGATaccgtgtgtagtgacccgaactttttcatgtttatatatatattaaatgaaattgttatttacatgattaagtgtttccaacatgttaagcaatcaaacttgttaagacttgattaattgaaataggtttcatatagacaattgaccacccaagttgaccggtgattcacgaacgttaaaacttgtaaaaactatacgatgacatacatatggttatatatatagttaacatgattttattataagtatgtatctcattaggtattttaacaatgagttatatacataaaaatgagactattaatttaagaaactcgaaaacgatatatataacgattatcgttataacaacgtcttactaggtacatatgaatcatattaagatattgatacacttggttaattatgttaaatgataagtaaatatattattaagtgtattaacaatgaaatacatatgtaaaaataagactactaacttaatgatttcgaaacgagacatttatgtaacgattatcgttgtaacgacatttaactgtatatatatcatactaagatatattatatatcataatatcatgataatataacaatgtaacatctcatttgttataataaacaatgggttaacaacattcaacaagatcgttaacctaaaggtttcaaaacaacatttacatgtaacgactaacgatgacttaacgactcagttaaaatgtatatacatgtagtgttttaatatgtattcatacacttttgaaagacttcaagacacttatcaaaatacttctacttaacaaaaatgcttacaattacatcctcgttcagtttcatcaacaattctactcgtatgcacccgtattcgtactcatacaatatacagcttttagatgtatgtactattggtatatacactccaatgatcagctcttagtagcccatgtgagtcacctaacacatgtgggaaccatcatttggcaactagcatgaaatatctcataaaattacaaaaatatgagtaatcattcatgacttatttacatgaaaacaaaattacatatcttttatatctaatccatacaccaacgaccaaaaacacctacaaacactttcattcttcaattttcttcatctaattgatctctctcaagttctatctttaagttctaagtgttcttcataaattccaaaagttctagtttcataaaatcaagaatacttccaagattgcaagtttacttccaagttttctaaatccattccaagtaatcatccaagatcaagaaacctttgttacttacaataggttatctttctaatacaaggtaataatcatattcaaactttaattcaatttctataactataacaatcttatttcgagtggaaatcttacttgaaattgttttcgtgtcatgattctgcttcaagaactttcaagccatccaaggatcctttgaagctagatctatttttctcatttccattaggtttatccaaggaacttgaggtagtaatgatgttcataacatcattcgattcatacatataaagctatcttattcgaaggtttaaacttgtaatcactagaacatagtttagttaattctaaacttgttcgcaaataaaagttaatccttctaacttgacttttaaaatcaactaaacacatgttctatatctatatgatatactaacttaatgatttaaaacctggaaacacgaaaaacaccgtaaaaccggatttacaccatcgtagtaacaccgcgggctgttttgggttagttaattaaaaactatgataaactttgatttaaaagttgttattctgagaaaatgatttttattatgaacatgaaactatatccaaaaattatggttaaactcaaagtggaagtatgttttctaaaatggacatctagacgtcgttctttctactgaaatgactacctttacaaaaatgacttgtaacttatttttccgactataaacctatactttttctgtttagattcataaaatagagttcaatatgaaaccatatcaatttgattcactcaaaacggatttaaaatgaagaagttatgggtaaaacaagattggataatttttctcattttagctacgtgaaaattggtaacaaatctattccaaccataaattaatcaacttgtattgtatattatgtaatcttgagataccatagacacgtatacaatatttcgacctatcatgtcgacacatctatatatatttcggaacaaccatagacactctatatgtgaatgttggagttagctatacagggttgaggttgattccaaaatatatatagtttgagttgtgatcaatactgagatacgtatacactgggtcgtggattgattcaagataatatttatcgattttatttctgtacatctaactgtggacaactagttgtaggttactaacgaggacagctgacttaataaacttaaagcatcaaaatatattaaaagtgttgtaaatatattttgaatatactttgataaatatgtatatattgttataggttcgtgaatcaaccagtggctaagtcttacttcccgacgaagtaaaaatctgtgaaagtgagttatagtcccacttttaaaatctaatatttttgggatga
This window of the Rutidosis leptorrhynchoides isolate AG116_Rl617_1_P2 chromosome 7, CSIRO_AGI_Rlap_v1, whole genome shotgun sequence genome carries:
- the LOC139859052 gene encoding uncharacterized protein, with protein sequence MSSSSSSSGDSFTNYTLNVLEDLSSKDEVNSHRYIRRNRYEAHERLMDDYFDEGCKYTNENFKRRFRMRRRVFLSIMNDILSYSSNPLPYYFRWLHRTQDSRGRWSISPHLKMTAALRQLAYGYTLDALDKYLQMSERVGRESLHNFCKCIIDFYANVYLREPTLHDIHHLYEGHERIHGFPGILGSIDCMHWAWEKCLVAWRGQYIRGDHSHPTIIEDNRYNLAENDWVVEPVQHIQRTWIDRCDARARRTRELRDREVHEGLRSDLVEHLWDFETTYEFYEMNYYVI
- the LOC139859051 gene encoding uncharacterized mitochondrial protein AtMg00310-like, translated to MSSFGGRLVVIKSVLTSLPLYYFSLYRAPLCVLKLLESARRKFFWGGSRIDSKISWVKWDTVLNTSWNGGVKYRVTKEQKLSSSREVVVEVQNRNRLTLGSDVEACNVPFKQSFLKTIGDSGSMRFWLDQWLGEDKLCNLFPHLYILELHPDVFVKDRCIGVVGSVISERIEAVWQWRRTPSGRAAGELSRLLQLISLCSFDNSKSDT